A part of Aegilops tauschii subsp. strangulata cultivar AL8/78 chromosome 2, Aet v6.0, whole genome shotgun sequence genomic DNA contains:
- the LOC109772683 gene encoding probable pectate lyase 8, whose amino-acid sequence MAEQAGARRRWAALAALGAVSVVLLFVALSGGGGVAGLSGGSRLRSASTAKVVTAAARRWLRDSTSRLTATATAARSERADDHADGSAVAVAVDDPEAVVSQVHMSIRNSTARRNLGYLSCGTGNPIDDCWRCDSDWHNNRQRLADCGIGFGRNAIGGRDGKIYVVTDAGDDDPVNPRKGTLRHAVIQDEPLWIIFKRDMVITLSQELIMNSFKTIDGRGANVHIANGACITIQYVTNVIIHGLHIHDCRPTGNAMVRSSPSHYGWRTMADGDAVSIFGASHVWVDHCSLSNCADGLVDAIMGSTAITVSNNYFTHHNEVMLLGHSDSYLKDKAMQVTIAFNHFGEGLIQRMPRCRHGYFHVVNNDYTHWEMYAIGGSAEPTINSQGNRYLAPTNPFAKEVTKRVETAQTTWKAWNWRSEGDMLLNGAFFTPSGAGASASYSRASSLGAKSSSMVATITSGAGALSCHKGSSC is encoded by the exons ATGGCGGAGCAAGCGGGTGCCAGGAGGAGGTGGGCCGCGCTGGCGGCGCTCGGGGCCGTCTCCGTCGTCCTCCTCTTCGTCGCcctctccggcggcggcggcgtcgcgggGCTCTCCGGCGGCAGCAGGCTCCG GTCCGCGTCGACGGCGAAGGTGGTGaccgcggcggcgaggcggtggcTGCGGGACTCCACATCACGGCtcacggcgacggcgacggcggcgag GAGCGAACGTGCCGACGATCACGCCGACGGTTccgcggtggcggtggcggtggatGACCCGGAAGCGGTGGTCTCGCAAGTGCACAT GTCGATCAGGAACAGCACCGCCCGGAGGAACCTGGGGTACCTGTCGTGCGGCACCGGGAACCCCATCGACGACTGCTGGCGCTGCGACTCGGACTGGCACAACAACCGGCAGCGCCTGGCCGACTGCGGCATCGGCTTCGGCCGCAACGCCATCGGCGGCCGCGACGGCAAGATCTACGTGGTCACCGACGCGGGCGACGACGACCCCGTGAACCCCAGGAAGGGCACCCTGCGCCACGCCGTCATCCAGGACGAGCCGCTGTGGATCATCTTCAAGCGCGACATGGTCATCACCCTCTCCCAGGAGCTCATCATGAACAGCTTCAAGACCATCGACGGCCGGGGCGCCAACGTGCACATCGCCAACGGCGCCTGCATCACCATCCAGTACGTCACCAACGTCATCATCCACGGCCTCCACATCCACGACTGCCGCCCCACCGGCAACGCCATGGTGCGCAGCTCGCCCAGCCACTACGGGTGGCGCACCATGGCCGACGGCGACGCCGTCTCCATCTTCGGCGCCAGCCACGTCTGGGTCGACCACTGCTCCCTCTCCAACTGCGCCGACGGCCTCGTCGACGCCATCATGGGCTCCACCGCCATCACTGTCTCCAACAACTACTTCACCCACCACAATGAG GTGATGCTCTTGGGCCACAGTGACTCCTACCTCAAGGACAAGGCAATGCAGGTCACCATAGCTTTCAACCATTTCGGGGAAGGGCTCATCCAGAGGATGCCAAG GTGCAGGCATGGTTACTTCCACGTGGTGAACAATGACTACACCCACTGGGAGATGTACGCCATCGGAGGGAGCGCCGAGCCGACCATCAACAGCCAGGGGAACCGCTACCTCGCGCCAACCAACCCTTTTGCCAAGGAG GTGACAAAGAGAGTCGAGACCGCCCAGACCACCTGGAAGGCCTGGAACTGGAGGTCAGAGGGCGACATGCTGCTGAACGGCGCCTTCTTCACCCCGTCGGGAGCAGGCGCGTCAGCCAGCTACTCGCGCGCCTCCAGCCTCGGCGCCAAGTCCTCATCCATGGTCGCCACCATCACCTCCGGCGCGGGCGCCCTGTCGTGCCACAAGGGCTCCTCCTGCTAG